The Sporosarcina ureae genomic sequence TGACAGTATGAGTCCAGGAGAGTTATGGGATATTGAAAAGTTAGGATTTTGTGAGCGAGGGTTAGCTCCACAATTGCTTAGAGAAGGTTATTTTGATTTAGACGGGAAATTACCTGTCAATACGGATGGAGGCTTACTTTCAAGAGGACATCCATTAGGAGCAACAGGTCTAGCTCAAATCTATGAAGTTGTGCAGCAGCTAAGAGGTTATGCGGGAGAAAGGCAAGTAGATAATCCCAGAATGGGATTAACACATGCGATGGGAGCGGGACCAAATAGTACGATAACCATTCTAAAAAAATAGAAAACGGGGTATTGATGTGAGAGAAGACACTTTGTTTTATGAAGACTTTCAAGTTGGGGATGTTTATTTTTCACCATCCAGAACGGTTACTGAGGCGGATATTGTAAATTTTGCAGGTCTTTCAGGAGATTATAATGCTTTACATACAGATGAAGAGTATGCGAGAGACTCCATATTTGGACAAAGAATAGCCCATGGCATGTTAGGTATGGTCATAGCTTCAGGACTCTTTACAAGAACAGATTTAAACGGAAGAATGAGTCCAACGTTATTAGCATTATTAGGAATTGATTCTTGGAAGTTTATCTCACCGATTAAAATTAATGACACAATTCGCTTGGAAATTGAAATTGCCGATAAAAGAGAGACAAGTCAGGGCGGAAAGGGAATCGTATTTTTTAAGAGGAAAGTAATCAATCAAAACGGTGACCTTCTACAAGAGGGGACTACGCCGATGTTAATTGAAGCTTATCAAAGATAGGAGGAATAAAATGAGTATAACATTAAATGAAGAACAGTTAATGATTAAAAATACTGTTAAAAAGTTTTTGGATAAGGAAATTAGTCCAATGGTTAATGAATACGAGCATGAAGGAAAACCCGTTACAACGGATATTGTACAGAAACTTGTACCATTTGGATTCTTAGGCGGTTTGTTACCAGAGAGTAGCGGAGGCTATGGTTTAAATCATACAACTTATTTTATTATGATAGAAGAGTTGTCAAGAGTTTGGCCATCGTTGAGGGCAACAGTTGGAATTACTAATTCTGTCTTAACGCATATTTATGAATATGGATCGGAAGAACAAAAGAAAAAGTTTATACCGCCATTATTAAAGGGAGAAAAGCTCGGTTTCTTTGCATTGACTGAACCAAATGTAGGATCAGATGCGTCCAGTATACAAACACGGGCAGTGCTCAAAGGAGATAAGTGGGTATTAAATGGATCGAAAATGTTTATTACAAATGGAATAGAGGGAGAAGTTGGAATTGTTATTGCCCAAACAGATAAAGACAAAGGAAATAAAGGAATAGCTTCCTTTATAGTAGAGAAAAGTGAATCGAGTTATTATGCAAGTAAAATAGAGAAAATGGGAACATTGAGTTGTCCTTTTGCAGAATTAACATTTGATAACTGTGAAATTCCAAAAGAAAATTTACTAGGGGAAGTAGGAGACGGCTTAAGACAAGGACTTAAATTTTTGAATAGTGCTAGAGCGATGGTTGCTTTTATTTCAACGGGTATTGCACAAGCGAGTCTAGATGCTTCAATTACTTATGCAAAAGAAAGAGTGCAATTCGGCAAGCCAATCGGTGGTTTTCAACTAATACAAGAAAAAATTAGTAATATGGTCACTTTAACAAATGCAATGCGTTTGCTCGGTTTACAAGCTAGTCATCTATTAGATGAAGGGAAAGAATGTAAGGTAGAATGTTCGATGGCAAAATACTTCTCTACAGAAAATGTCTTAAAAGTCGCAGAAGATGCTTTACAAATTCACGGAGGATATGGTTATACAAAAGAGTTTCCAGTAGAGAGATATTATAGAGATATACGATATTTCACGATTGCTGAAGGAACTAATGAAATACAGAAACTTATTATTGGAAGAGAGCTTTTAGGGATTTCTGCTTTTACTTAAAAGGAAGGAGGGATTTGAATTGCTACCACTTGAAGGAATCAAGGTTTTGGATTTAACTAATTTACTTCCAGGACCTTTTTCAACAATGATCTTTGCAGAGCTAGGTGCAGAAGTTATAAAAGTAGAGAGACCGGGGATAGGGGATGGAGCAAGAGAAGTAGCAGGGTTATTTGAAGCAATTAACAGAGGTAAAAAAAGTATTACACTTGACCTTAAAAATAATGAAGACAAAAAGAAGCTTTCTGCACTAATAGAAGAAAGTGACGTAATGATCGAAGGTTTTAGACCGGGCGTAATGGAGAGATTGGGTTTTCTAAAAGATAAAGTGAAGACAATAAATCCGCGCATCATTTATTGTTCTATTTCGGGCTATGGACAAGAAGGACCGTATAGAAATCTGCCAGGTCACGATATAAATTATTTAGCTGTATCAGGTATTCTTAGTATTAGTGGAGATCCAAAAGGAAAACCAGAGGCAGCAGGTGGTATACAAGTTGCTGATTTAGGTTCTGCTATGTATGCGGTTAATTCTGTTTTGGCTGCTTTATTATTGAGAGAGAAAACAAATGAAGGTACTTATATAGATGTCTCAATGACAGATTGTGCACTCTCTCTAATGGCACCTAGAATTAATGAGTACGTTAATCGTAACAATCCTTCCAAACAAAATTTTATGGGGAGAGGAGCTTATGGTGCCTATAAAACGAAAGATAATAAATATATTGCAATCGGCTGTGTTGAAGAACACTTTTGGCATAAATTATGTGACGTTTTAAATGTAGAAAAGTTGAAGTCGAATAAGAAGTTCGAAGGTTGGCATAATCGAATGGAACATGCAGATGAAATAAATGCTATTTTGAATAAGAAGTTTCTATTAAAGAACCGTTCAGAATGGTTGGAATTAATGATAATAGAGGATATACCGTGCGCTCCTGTTAATTTTATCGAAGAATTATTAGAGGACCCACATTTGGCATATAGAGGCATTATAAAAAAGGACGAAAATAGTGATAACCTTATTATTACGCATCCTGTGAAATTTACAAGTTTCGAAGTGAGAAGTAACTCGGATGTTCCAACAGTAGGAGAGCATAATTCCCTCATTAAAAACCCGCTATAAACTCCCGTTGCAATGGGGGGAACGTATATGATTTTTTAAAAGCGCTTACACTCAATTTCACATGAAAGAAAGGAGCTAAGGAATATGTTTACAGATTTAACAAGACTCGTTCAGCCGACAAATATAGCAATTATTGGTGTTTCGAGTAGGGATGGTTCTCACGGGAAAAACACATATGAAAATATAGTGAAACAATCAAATTTCTCTAAGGAAAATGTCTACTTAGTTAACGATCGATATGATGAGTTATTTAATCGTAGATGTTATAAAAGCATTAGTGAAATTAAAGGTGTTCAAATCGATGTAGCAATTATTTTAGTTAGGGCTAATGCTGTTCCAAGAATTGTCCAAGAGTGCGCAGACCATACGATTCCCTTTGCATTAATTATGAGTTCTGGTTTTAATGAAGTAGGGGAGGAAGGTCAAAAGTTACAAAATGAATTACAAGCTGTTATTAAAAATACGAATATTAGAGTTTATGGACCAAATTGTCCGGGGTTAACCGATTTAAATAGAAGATTAGGAATGACATTCTCTCCGGGATATGTAAATGATACGTTAGGCGGGAGTATTGGATTAGTTACACAAGGCGGTGGGTTAGGGAGAACTGCATTACAAGGACAGAAAAGAGGGATTGGCTTTGGTTACTTCTTTTCGCCAGGAAATGAAATTGACCTAGATTTATCAGATTGCATTTACTATATGATTCATGACCCTAAGATTAAAGTAATTGCTGCCGTTGCAGAGGGGATTAAAGATGGAGAGAAATTTAAAGAAGTAGCGAAACTAGCACTTAAAAAACGTAAACCAATTGTA encodes the following:
- a CDS encoding MaoC/PaaZ C-terminal domain-containing protein gives rise to the protein MREDTLFYEDFQVGDVYFSPSRTVTEADIVNFAGLSGDYNALHTDEEYARDSIFGQRIAHGMLGMVIASGLFTRTDLNGRMSPTLLALLGIDSWKFISPIKINDTIRLEIEIADKRETSQGGKGIVFFKRKVINQNGDLLQEGTTPMLIEAYQR
- a CDS encoding acyl-CoA dehydrogenase family protein, which encodes MSITLNEEQLMIKNTVKKFLDKEISPMVNEYEHEGKPVTTDIVQKLVPFGFLGGLLPESSGGYGLNHTTYFIMIEELSRVWPSLRATVGITNSVLTHIYEYGSEEQKKKFIPPLLKGEKLGFFALTEPNVGSDASSIQTRAVLKGDKWVLNGSKMFITNGIEGEVGIVIAQTDKDKGNKGIASFIVEKSESSYYASKIEKMGTLSCPFAELTFDNCEIPKENLLGEVGDGLRQGLKFLNSARAMVAFISTGIAQASLDASITYAKERVQFGKPIGGFQLIQEKISNMVTLTNAMRLLGLQASHLLDEGKECKVECSMAKYFSTENVLKVAEDALQIHGGYGYTKEFPVERYYRDIRYFTIAEGTNEIQKLIIGRELLGISAFT
- a CDS encoding CaiB/BaiF CoA transferase family protein; this translates as MLPLEGIKVLDLTNLLPGPFSTMIFAELGAEVIKVERPGIGDGAREVAGLFEAINRGKKSITLDLKNNEDKKKLSALIEESDVMIEGFRPGVMERLGFLKDKVKTINPRIIYCSISGYGQEGPYRNLPGHDINYLAVSGILSISGDPKGKPEAAGGIQVADLGSAMYAVNSVLAALLLREKTNEGTYIDVSMTDCALSLMAPRINEYVNRNNPSKQNFMGRGAYGAYKTKDNKYIAIGCVEEHFWHKLCDVLNVEKLKSNKKFEGWHNRMEHADEINAILNKKFLLKNRSEWLELMIIEDIPCAPVNFIEELLEDPHLAYRGIIKKDENSDNLIITHPVKFTSFEVRSNSDVPTVGEHNSLIKNPL